One genomic segment of Pseudodesulfovibrio sp. JC047 includes these proteins:
- a CDS encoding outer membrane beta-barrel protein produces MRYIFFISILTCLMCPFAFANDDFSGLYIGAHFGGAQLDNTIIDSDGYSNHPKGYEFDYSDSGIIGGFLGGYNWRFNNWVTGVEADVSFGEIRASSNEFDTSQYDELVESIHNWSSTLRGRIGYAFGDYLPYITGGLAVANITNKLTDDDAGRIDPLDSFSSTGTQIGWVLGAGAEMKMTEALGFRLEGLYADYGRVDNEIRNKLASFGQRNTMTTIRAALVYTF; encoded by the coding sequence ATGCGATATATCTTTTTTATCAGTATTCTGACGTGTTTGATGTGTCCTTTTGCCTTTGCGAACGACGACTTTTCAGGATTATATATCGGCGCACATTTCGGTGGCGCACAATTGGATAATACCATTATCGACAGTGACGGGTATTCAAATCACCCCAAAGGCTATGAATTCGATTATTCGGATTCAGGAATAATCGGTGGTTTTCTCGGAGGCTATAATTGGCGGTTCAATAACTGGGTGACTGGAGTTGAAGCGGACGTCTCTTTTGGCGAAATCAGAGCGTCTTCCAATGAATTCGATACGTCCCAATACGATGAACTGGTCGAATCGATACATAACTGGTCGTCAACACTTCGAGGCCGTATCGGATATGCCTTCGGAGATTATTTACCCTATATTACAGGTGGATTAGCTGTTGCCAACATTACCAACAAATTGACTGACGACGATGCAGGACGTATTGACCCGTTGGATTCATTTTCCAGTACAGGGACACAGATCGGTTGGGTACTCGGGGCCGGAGCCGAGATGAAAATGACAGAAGCCCTTGGATTCCGACTGGAAGGGCTGTACGCGGATTACGGTCGAGTCGATAATGAAATACGAAACAAGCTGGCTTCTTTTGGCCAACGAAATACCATGACGACAATCCGAGCGGCATTGGTCTATACT
- a CDS encoding transcription antitermination factor NusB: MALEALFRCLMNKQDIQAALDVALSSGEIDPRDAGLATELSYGYLRHKKRIEYILSRFLKDPGKLTPKMRFAMGVAAYEILFLDKVPAYASVDWAVEFSKSKPGARLAGLFNAVLRRVSELGEAAHDPDFFRKDASLPEFLSRWYSCPQWLIDLWWRAYGEEDATRYLDAQLKAPALGFNLFGHPEAEDLYGVIAGWPEIIDIEGMSFALPAGTSFEGEPEPPMARQSFAARQAIEALDPETWTGPIWDACAGRGGKTRILLEKGLPVFASDPHRGRLAALKRELPDVEIFEANAATDTPPKKPGTILLDLPCSGLGVLSRRPDTKWKRKPHDLADLTKLQTEILQNAYDHILPGGIIAIITCTLNPEENHELVGKFIAAHANISIKKEWTTPSNSPLNEFFYATTLIKN; the protein is encoded by the coding sequence GTGGCACTCGAAGCACTTTTCCGTTGTCTCATGAATAAGCAGGACATTCAGGCTGCTCTTGATGTGGCACTTTCCTCCGGCGAAATCGATCCCCGCGATGCGGGTCTCGCCACTGAACTTTCATACGGATATCTCCGGCACAAAAAACGCATTGAGTACATTTTGTCACGTTTCCTCAAGGATCCTGGCAAATTGACACCCAAAATGCGTTTTGCCATGGGTGTCGCGGCCTATGAGATTCTGTTTCTCGACAAGGTCCCGGCATACGCCTCGGTGGACTGGGCCGTCGAGTTTTCCAAATCCAAACCGGGCGCACGGCTCGCCGGTTTATTCAATGCGGTACTCAGGCGGGTTTCCGAATTGGGAGAGGCCGCACATGATCCGGATTTTTTCCGCAAGGACGCATCCCTCCCCGAATTTTTAAGTCGCTGGTATTCCTGTCCCCAATGGCTCATTGATCTTTGGTGGCGGGCTTATGGCGAAGAAGACGCGACACGATATCTCGACGCGCAGCTCAAAGCTCCGGCGCTTGGTTTCAACCTGTTTGGACATCCCGAAGCCGAGGATCTGTACGGCGTTATTGCCGGATGGCCTGAAATCATCGATATCGAAGGCATGAGCTTTGCTCTGCCCGCAGGGACATCCTTTGAAGGAGAACCCGAGCCTCCCATGGCCCGACAATCCTTTGCCGCCCGGCAGGCCATTGAGGCCCTTGATCCCGAAACATGGACCGGGCCTATCTGGGATGCCTGCGCCGGACGCGGTGGAAAGACGCGAATTCTGCTCGAAAAAGGATTGCCCGTCTTTGCCTCCGATCCGCACAGGGGCCGGTTGGCCGCCCTGAAACGGGAACTCCCCGACGTTGAGATTTTCGAGGCCAACGCAGCCACGGACACGCCTCCCAAAAAGCCGGGGACCATTCTTCTTGATCTTCCCTGTTCAGGGCTTGGGGTGCTCTCTCGCAGACCCGACACCAAATGGAAACGCAAACCCCATGACTTGGCGGACCTGACAAAATTGCAAACCGAAATTCTGCAAAATGCCTATGACCACATCCTCCCGGGTGGGATCATCGCCATTATCACCTGCACCTTGAACCCCGAAGAAAACCACGAACTCGTCGGGAAGTTCATCGCGGCACACGCCAACATATCGATCAAGAAGGAATGGACCACGCCGTCGAATTCGCCACTCAACGAATTCTTCTACGCCACAACACTCATAAAAAATTAA